Proteins found in one Streptomyces sp. CB09001 genomic segment:
- a CDS encoding ABC transporter permease — protein sequence MSTYSFLIRRVLQALAVVLLVTVVVFCLLHALPGGPARGILGPQATASQIAAFNHEQGLDKPLPVQYVYYLNQLVHGDFGMSYTLNEPVSQLITERLPKTLLLTVLSAVVGLLVAVPLGVWQAVRRNKPVDYVITTLSFVAYSTPVYFLGLILVLVFSQVLPWFPAQAPQGNSVADVLSQPQGLVLPVVAGAATMVAVFSRYMRSATLENLTEDYVRTARAGGTRPRAILTRHVFRNSLTPVVAMLGYYIPVLFGGALVVEQLFNYPGMGLLFWTAAQSSDYPVLLGCVLVISVATVTGTLLADVLQRVIDPRVKAGRS from the coding sequence ATGAGCACATACTCCTTCCTGATCAGGCGGGTCCTGCAGGCCCTGGCGGTGGTCCTCCTCGTGACCGTCGTGGTGTTCTGCCTGCTGCACGCCCTGCCCGGGGGGCCCGCCCGCGGCATCCTCGGCCCCCAGGCCACCGCCTCGCAGATCGCGGCCTTCAACCACGAGCAGGGCCTCGACAAGCCGCTGCCGGTTCAGTACGTGTACTACCTGAACCAGCTGGTCCACGGCGATTTCGGCATGTCCTACACCCTGAACGAGCCCGTCTCCCAGCTGATCACCGAGCGGCTGCCGAAGACCCTGCTGCTGACCGTGCTCTCGGCGGTCGTCGGCCTGCTCGTCGCGGTGCCGCTCGGCGTGTGGCAGGCCGTGCGCCGCAACAAGCCGGTCGACTACGTCATCACCACGCTCAGCTTCGTCGCCTACTCCACCCCCGTGTACTTCCTCGGACTGATCCTGGTCCTCGTCTTCAGCCAGGTCCTGCCCTGGTTCCCGGCCCAGGCACCCCAGGGCAACAGCGTCGCCGACGTCCTCTCGCAGCCCCAGGGACTGGTGCTGCCGGTGGTGGCCGGCGCGGCCACCATGGTCGCCGTCTTCAGCCGTTACATGCGCTCGGCCACGCTGGAGAACCTCACCGAGGACTACGTGCGCACGGCGCGGGCGGGCGGCACCCGTCCCCGGGCCATCCTGACGCGGCACGTCTTCCGCAACTCGCTGACCCCGGTGGTGGCCATGCTCGGCTACTACATACCGGTCCTCTTCGGCGGCGCACTGGTGGTGGAGCAGCTCTTCAACTACCCCGGCATGGGCCTGCTGTTCTGGACCGCCGCCCAGTCCTCCGACTATCCCGTGCTGCTGGGCTGCGTCCTGGTCATCTCGGTCGCCACCGTGACCGGCACCCTGCTGGCCGACGTCCTGCAGCGCGTCATCGACCCCCGAGTGAAGGCAGGTCGGTCATGA
- a CDS encoding ABC transporter permease, whose product MSSLTSLDGLAAKPGRAASGTRLAVRRFLRNRLAVVGLGVVVFFVLFCFVGPLLYSTDQTHTLLQQVNQSPSGAHWLGTDAVGHDELGRLMYGGKVSLIVGLSAGVLATVIGTLWGAAAGYAGGWIDAVMMRVVDAGIAIPALFILLVVSAITTPDLTGLVLILGLISWLVPSRLVRAETLTLKNRDFVLTLRAIGGTHARAIIRHILPNSVSTVIVAATFQIADAILLVAYVSYLGLGVQPPSTDWGGMLSSGMTAAYSGYWWLIVPPGLAIILVVWAFNAIGDGLRDAFDVRGRA is encoded by the coding sequence ATGAGCTCCCTCACCTCCCTGGACGGGCTCGCCGCGAAGCCCGGGCGCGCCGCCTCCGGCACCCGGCTCGCGGTCCGCCGCTTCCTGCGCAACCGCCTCGCCGTGGTGGGGCTCGGGGTCGTGGTCTTCTTCGTGCTGTTCTGCTTCGTGGGTCCGCTGCTCTACTCCACCGACCAGACGCACACGCTGCTCCAGCAGGTCAACCAGTCGCCCAGCGGCGCCCACTGGCTCGGCACCGACGCGGTCGGCCACGACGAGCTGGGCCGGCTGATGTACGGCGGCAAGGTGTCCCTGATCGTCGGTCTGTCGGCCGGTGTCCTGGCCACGGTCATCGGCACCCTGTGGGGAGCCGCGGCCGGCTACGCGGGCGGCTGGATCGACGCGGTCATGATGCGGGTGGTGGACGCGGGCATCGCCATCCCCGCCCTGTTCATCCTGCTGGTGGTCTCCGCGATCACCACCCCCGACCTGACCGGCCTGGTCCTCATCCTCGGCCTCATCTCCTGGCTGGTGCCCTCGCGCCTGGTGCGGGCGGAGACGCTGACGCTGAAGAACCGGGACTTCGTCCTCACCCTGCGCGCGATCGGCGGCACCCACGCGCGCGCCATCATCCGGCACATCCTGCCGAACTCGGTGTCGACCGTCATCGTGGCCGCCACCTTCCAGATCGCCGACGCGATCCTGCTGGTGGCCTACGTCTCCTACCTCGGTCTGGGCGTCCAGCCCCCGTCCACGGACTGGGGCGGCATGCTCTCGTCCGGCATGACCGCGGCCTACTCGGGCTACTGGTGGCTGATCGTGCCACCCGGCCTCGCCATCATCCTGGTGGTGTGGGCGTTCAACGCGATCGGAGACGGACTCCGGGACGCATTCGACGTGAGGGGGCGGGCATGA
- a CDS encoding GAF domain-containing protein has product MALSPMDVTQFAAVDTARAARMLSEVRSARLSGGRAPVAPRPVIEQSWDRMLRSGVDPEHDFRSGLLAPEEVLRRRACSELRHVVPVLREALLSVADVAHHIMVIADEDGRVLWREGSARVLRRADGLGFELGADWREEVVGTNGVGTPAVTRRPVQVFASEHFVRSQATWTCAGAPITDPRSGRLLGVVDVSGPLETMHPATLAWVDSVAKLAEARLRELHTRSLDRLRAVAAPALARLEGRALVTDRDGWTAAVTGMPYLDRVALPKSPEPGLRWLPAFGACTVEPLAEGWLVRAAAGPVPQDATRIVLDLAQPRRWSVRVLGGAEDWARELSPRHAELLYLLAVHRGGRSAAGLAEDMFGDPARTVTVRAEMSRVRRYLGAYLEHRPYRFCEDAEVEILLPAAPQHLLPHSTAPAVAQGRASMGVP; this is encoded by the coding sequence GTGGCGCTCTCGCCCATGGACGTGACGCAGTTCGCCGCCGTCGACACGGCGCGTGCGGCCCGGATGCTCAGCGAGGTCCGCTCCGCGAGACTCTCGGGCGGGCGGGCTCCGGTGGCGCCGCGTCCGGTGATCGAGCAGTCCTGGGACCGGATGCTGCGCAGCGGCGTCGATCCGGAGCACGACTTCCGCTCCGGCCTGCTGGCGCCGGAGGAGGTGCTGCGGCGGCGCGCGTGCTCGGAGCTGCGGCACGTCGTGCCGGTACTGCGGGAGGCGCTGCTGTCGGTGGCGGACGTGGCCCACCACATCATGGTGATCGCGGACGAGGACGGCCGGGTGCTGTGGCGCGAGGGCAGCGCGAGGGTGCTGCGCCGGGCCGACGGGCTCGGGTTCGAACTCGGGGCGGACTGGCGCGAGGAGGTGGTCGGCACCAACGGCGTGGGCACGCCGGCGGTGACCCGGAGGCCCGTACAGGTCTTCGCCTCCGAGCACTTCGTGCGGTCCCAGGCGACCTGGACCTGCGCCGGGGCGCCGATCACCGACCCGCGCAGCGGGCGGCTGCTCGGCGTCGTCGACGTGAGCGGACCGCTGGAGACGATGCACCCGGCGACACTGGCCTGGGTCGACTCGGTGGCCAAACTGGCCGAGGCCCGGCTGCGGGAGCTGCACACGCGCTCGCTGGACCGGTTGCGGGCGGTGGCGGCTCCGGCGCTGGCCCGGCTGGAGGGACGGGCGCTGGTCACGGACCGGGACGGCTGGACGGCGGCGGTGACGGGGATGCCGTACCTGGACCGTGTGGCGCTGCCCAAGTCGCCGGAGCCGGGGCTGCGGTGGCTGCCGGCGTTCGGGGCGTGCACGGTGGAGCCGCTGGCCGAGGGCTGGCTGGTGCGGGCCGCGGCCGGACCGGTGCCGCAGGACGCGACCCGGATCGTCCTGGACCTCGCGCAGCCGCGCCGCTGGTCGGTGCGGGTGCTGGGCGGCGCGGAGGACTGGGCGCGGGAACTGAGTCCGCGGCACGCGGAGTTGCTGTACCTGCTGGCGGTGCACCGGGGTGGCCGCAGCGCCGCGGGGCTCGCCGAGGACATGTTCGGCGACCCGGCCCGCACGGTGACGGTACGGGCCGAGATGTCGCGGGTGCGGAGGTACCTCGGGGCGTATCTGGAACACCGGCCGTATCGTTTCTGCGAGGACGCGGAGGTCGAGATCCTGCTCCCGGCCGCCCCCCAGCACCTGCTCCCCCACTCCACGGCTCCTGCGGTGGCGCAGGGGCGGGCGTCGATGGGAGTGCCCTGA
- a CDS encoding ABC transporter ATP-binding protein, producing MSAVRRPAAPEAGGHILDLDDLGVVFTTETGSVQAVRGVSLHVAPGETLALVGESGSGKSTVALAAMGLLAGNARATGTAVVDGTDIVGADEEQLSGLRGSTVSMVFQEPATALDPLTRVGKQIAEVIRNHRRISAADAAARAVELLRRVGIPEPGQRARSYPFQLSGGQRQRVVIAMAIANEPALLIADEPTTALDVTVQAEILDLLRRLAAETGTGVLLVTHNMGVVADFADRVAVMYQGAIVETGPVEDVLLRPTHDYTKRLLSAVPRLSVAESGASGESGASGASGESGERRADEPGAAPGGEPAVELKDVSVVFGRGKQAVHALKGVSFAVHPGETLGLVGESGSGKSTASRVALGLIAPTAGSVTLFGADLAATRARARRALRAGIGVVLQDPVASLDARMTVGECVAEPLRIHRRKLSGRERESLVADVLDRVRLPREVARRAPRELSGGQRQRVSLARALVLEPRLLVADEPTSALDVSVQQAVLEVIGELQEELGFACLFVSHDLAVVQQFARRVVVMRAGLAEEQGLTSATLLHPETDYTRRLLAAVPVPDPVVQRGRRAERLATLAAGRTEEQG from the coding sequence ATGAGCGCCGTTCGACGACCGGCCGCTCCCGAAGCCGGCGGGCACATCCTCGACCTCGACGACCTGGGCGTCGTCTTCACCACGGAGACCGGCTCGGTGCAGGCCGTGCGCGGCGTGTCCCTGCACGTCGCGCCCGGCGAGACGCTCGCCCTGGTCGGCGAGTCGGGCTCGGGCAAGTCCACCGTCGCGCTGGCGGCCATGGGCCTGCTCGCGGGCAACGCCCGGGCCACCGGAACGGCCGTCGTCGACGGGACCGACATCGTCGGCGCCGACGAGGAACAGCTGTCCGGGCTGCGCGGATCGACCGTCTCCATGGTGTTCCAGGAACCGGCCACCGCGCTCGACCCGCTCACCCGGGTGGGCAAGCAGATCGCCGAGGTGATCCGCAACCACCGGCGGATCTCCGCGGCGGACGCCGCCGCGCGCGCCGTCGAACTGCTGCGCCGCGTCGGCATCCCCGAGCCCGGGCAGCGGGCCCGCTCCTATCCGTTCCAGCTCTCCGGCGGCCAGCGCCAGCGTGTCGTCATCGCCATGGCCATCGCCAACGAACCGGCGCTGCTGATCGCCGACGAGCCCACCACCGCGCTCGACGTGACCGTGCAGGCCGAGATCCTCGACCTGCTGCGGCGGCTCGCCGCGGAGACCGGCACGGGTGTCCTGCTGGTCACCCACAACATGGGGGTCGTCGCGGACTTCGCCGACCGGGTCGCGGTGATGTACCAGGGCGCCATCGTGGAGACCGGGCCCGTCGAGGACGTGCTGCTGCGTCCGACGCACGACTACACCAAGCGGCTGCTGTCCGCCGTACCGCGCCTGTCCGTCGCCGAGTCCGGTGCGTCGGGTGAGTCGGGTGCATCGGGTGCGTCGGGCGAGTCCGGTGAACGGCGGGCGGACGAGCCCGGTGCCGCGCCCGGCGGAGAGCCCGCGGTGGAACTCAAGGACGTCTCGGTGGTCTTCGGCCGCGGGAAGCAGGCGGTGCACGCCCTCAAGGGCGTCTCCTTCGCCGTCCACCCCGGGGAGACCCTCGGCCTGGTGGGAGAGTCGGGCTCCGGCAAGTCCACCGCGTCCAGGGTGGCGCTCGGCCTGATCGCGCCCACGGCCGGCTCCGTCACCCTCTTCGGGGCCGACCTGGCCGCCACCCGCGCGCGGGCGCGGCGCGCGCTGCGGGCCGGCATCGGCGTCGTGCTCCAGGACCCGGTCGCCTCGCTCGACGCCCGCATGACGGTCGGCGAGTGTGTCGCGGAACCGCTGCGGATCCACCGCCGGAAGCTGTCCGGCAGGGAGCGGGAATCCCTGGTCGCCGACGTGCTGGACCGGGTCCGGCTGCCGCGCGAGGTGGCCCGGCGCGCGCCGCGCGAGCTGTCCGGCGGCCAGCGCCAGCGCGTGAGCCTCGCGCGCGCCCTGGTCCTCGAACCCCGCCTGCTGGTGGCGGACGAACCCACCAGCGCCCTGGACGTGAGCGTGCAGCAGGCGGTCCTCGAAGTGATCGGCGAGTTGCAGGAGGAGCTGGGCTTCGCCTGCCTCTTCGTCTCCCACGACCTGGCCGTCGTACAGCAGTTCGCGCGCCGGGTGGTGGTGATGCGGGCGGGGTTGGCCGAGGAGCAGGGCCTGACGTCGGCCACCCTGCTGCACCCGGAGACCGACTACACCCGCCGTCTGCTGGCGGCGGTGCCCGTGCCCGACCCCGTCGTGCAGCGCGGCCGCCGGGCCGAGCGGCTGGCGACCCTCGCCGCCGGGCGGACGGAGGAGCAGGGGTGA
- a CDS encoding ROK family protein, with product MSGPGAPVFAGVDIGGTTTQVVLCDEELKVLDRADTATPARFGGRAMIAATLDALAVVRARTPGRLAAVGVGAAGVVDAASGHILVASDSFTDWAGFPVTAALRTALGVPAFLDNDVNAFLRGEIACGAAADEEDVLGMTLGTGVGGALWTGGELRTGAHGAAGEIGHIPGFGDLPCTCGGRGHLETLASARSLRARYGERTGRELTAREVAEAARDGDADAHGVYAAAGAGIARAIVMTAGLVDIGTVVIGGGVSGAWTLLEPLIREPLAAEPPISGHPVKLLRAALGTDAVPLGAAARARHELASR from the coding sequence GTGAGCGGTCCGGGCGCCCCGGTCTTCGCCGGGGTCGACATCGGCGGCACCACCACCCAGGTGGTGCTGTGCGACGAGGAACTGAAGGTGCTCGACCGCGCGGACACGGCCACTCCGGCCCGCTTCGGCGGCCGGGCGATGATCGCCGCGACACTCGACGCGCTCGCCGTCGTGCGGGCGCGCACGCCGGGCCGGCTGGCCGCCGTGGGGGTGGGCGCGGCCGGAGTGGTCGACGCGGCCTCCGGTCACATCCTGGTGGCCAGCGACTCGTTCACCGACTGGGCCGGTTTCCCGGTGACCGCCGCCCTGCGCACCGCGCTGGGCGTCCCCGCCTTCCTCGACAACGACGTCAACGCCTTCCTGCGCGGCGAGATCGCGTGCGGTGCGGCGGCGGACGAGGAGGACGTCCTCGGCATGACCCTGGGCACCGGTGTCGGCGGGGCGTTGTGGACGGGGGGCGAGCTGCGCACCGGAGCGCACGGTGCGGCCGGCGAGATCGGCCACATCCCCGGCTTCGGCGACCTGCCCTGCACCTGCGGCGGCCGGGGTCATCTGGAGACGCTGGCCTCGGCCCGTTCGCTGCGGGCCCGCTACGGCGAGCGCACCGGGCGGGAGCTGACGGCCCGCGAGGTGGCCGAGGCGGCCCGGGACGGTGACGCCGACGCGCACGGTGTGTACGCGGCGGCGGGCGCCGGTATCGCTCGCGCGATCGTGATGACCGCCGGCCTCGTCGACATCGGCACGGTCGTGATCGGGGGAGGCGTCAGCGGCGCCTGGACGCTGCTGGAACCGCTGATCCGGGAGCCGCTCGCCGCCGAACCGCCGATCAGCGGCCACCCCGTCAAGCTGCTGCGGGCGGCCCTGGGAACGGACGCCGTGCCGCTGGGCGCGGCGGCCCGGGCACGCCACGAGCTGGCCTCCCGCTGA
- a CDS encoding acyl-CoA dehydrogenase family protein has translation MAGSTHTVTNQAPPLTGYDVFTSDRALAEAVGRHLAAGPREEALAELSGLGRGCGSLQTQEWGAQANAHPPVLRTHDRYGHRIDEVDFHPAWHRLLGKGVSAGLTDAWSRPGGQVRRAAAFLMWTQVEAGNCCPLSMTHAAVPALRADPELAAEWEPRLTSRVYDRELRPAHLKAGVLFGMGMTEKQGGSDVRANSTAARPLAEDGTYELTGHKWFCSAPMSDGFLVLARAPGGLTCFLVPRVLADGTRNVFLIQRLKDKLGNRSNASAEVEFAGTWARRVGAEGRGVATIIDMVAATRLDCVLGSAGLMRQAVAQAVHHCGYREAFGAKLADQPLMRNVLADLAIESEAATTLGLRLAAACDAAAGGDERERALLRLAVPAAKYWVTKRCAPVAVEAAECLGGNGYVEESGLPRLVRESPLNSVWEGAGNVQALDVLRALGREPAALDAYLTEVGAARGADHRLDAAIRELLTELADLAAAEGRARLLAERLALVLQGALLVRYAPPEVADAFCASRLGGDGGAAFGTLPPTLDLAAVVERARPVV, from the coding sequence ATGGCAGGCAGCACCCACACCGTGACGAATCAGGCGCCGCCGCTGACCGGCTACGACGTCTTCACCTCCGACCGGGCCCTGGCCGAGGCCGTCGGGCGGCATCTGGCGGCGGGACCCCGCGAGGAGGCGCTCGCCGAGCTGTCGGGGCTCGGCCGGGGCTGCGGGTCCCTCCAGACCCAGGAGTGGGGCGCACAGGCCAACGCACACCCGCCGGTGCTGCGCACCCACGACCGCTACGGGCACCGCATCGACGAGGTCGACTTCCACCCGGCCTGGCACCGGCTGCTCGGCAAGGGAGTCTCGGCGGGCCTGACCGACGCCTGGTCGCGGCCGGGCGGGCAGGTGCGGCGCGCGGCGGCGTTCCTGATGTGGACCCAGGTGGAGGCGGGCAACTGCTGTCCGTTGTCGATGACCCACGCGGCGGTGCCGGCTCTGCGCGCCGACCCGGAGCTGGCCGCCGAGTGGGAGCCGCGGCTGACCTCCCGGGTCTACGACCGGGAGCTGCGGCCCGCTCACCTGAAGGCCGGGGTGCTGTTCGGGATGGGCATGACGGAGAAGCAGGGCGGCAGCGACGTACGGGCGAACAGCACGGCGGCCCGGCCGCTGGCCGAGGACGGGACGTACGAGCTGACCGGGCACAAGTGGTTCTGCTCGGCGCCGATGTCGGACGGCTTCCTGGTGCTGGCGCGGGCCCCCGGAGGGCTGACCTGCTTTCTGGTTCCGCGCGTGCTGGCGGACGGCACCCGCAACGTGTTCCTGATCCAGCGGCTCAAGGACAAGCTGGGCAACCGGTCCAACGCCTCCGCCGAGGTCGAGTTCGCCGGGACCTGGGCGCGCCGGGTCGGCGCGGAGGGGCGCGGGGTGGCCACCATCATCGACATGGTGGCGGCCACGCGGCTGGACTGCGTGCTGGGCTCGGCGGGTCTGATGCGGCAGGCGGTGGCGCAGGCGGTGCACCACTGCGGGTACCGCGAGGCGTTCGGCGCGAAGCTGGCCGACCAGCCGCTGATGCGCAACGTCCTCGCGGATCTGGCGATCGAGTCGGAGGCGGCCACCACGCTCGGGCTGCGGCTCGCGGCGGCCTGCGACGCCGCCGCGGGCGGCGACGAGCGGGAGCGGGCGCTGCTGCGCCTCGCGGTGCCGGCGGCCAAGTACTGGGTGACCAAGCGGTGTGCGCCGGTGGCGGTGGAGGCGGCCGAGTGCCTGGGCGGCAACGGGTACGTCGAGGAGTCCGGGCTGCCCCGGCTGGTGCGCGAGTCGCCGCTGAACTCGGTCTGGGAGGGCGCCGGGAACGTGCAGGCGCTGGACGTGCTGCGGGCGCTGGGCCGGGAACCGGCGGCGCTGGACGCGTACCTGACGGAGGTGGGCGCGGCGCGCGGGGCCGATCACCGGCTGGACGCGGCGATCCGCGAGCTGCTGACGGAGCTGGCCGACCTGGCGGCCGCCGAGGGGCGGGCGCGGCTGCTGGCGGAGCGGCTGGCACTGGTGCTGCAGGGCGCGCTGCTGGTGCGGTACGCGCCGCCGGAGGTCGCCGACGCGTTCTGCGCCTCGCGGCTGGGCGGTGACGGGGGTGCGGCCTTCGGCACGCTGCCGCCGACCCTGGACCTGGCGGCGGTGGTGGAGCGGGCGCGGCCCGTGGTCTGA
- a CDS encoding YihY/virulence factor BrkB family protein, translating to MQPASDSNERPSGRLHRARVLYRNVSKRRTAWLLLKDTVNSCMEYRILGLAAEAAFFTLLSVPPLLLSLLGLLGYVDSWIGADTTESLRDNILDASRAVLSEKGVRQITEPILDDVMKGGRPDVISIGFLFALWSGSRAVNVFIDTITVMYGLDGVRGIVRTRLMAFLLFIVALLIGSIALPLMVAGPDAVVRVVPWSTTVVQVLYWPVVIILSVAFLTTLYHVSVPVRSPWIEDVPGALVALAMWVLGSFLLRIYLTSTVEGPTIYGSLAAPVAVLLWIGVSAFAVLVGAAVNAAIDRVWPAAATAAAREANERLRQAQVADYVARTTANGEGDPDMPSEFPERWSRFLPPEDVTARLRTHPKSAPPANHNHNHNHNNGEDAS from the coding sequence GTGCAGCCAGCAAGTGACTCCAACGAACGGCCCTCGGGCCGGCTCCACCGTGCCCGGGTCCTGTACCGGAACGTCTCCAAACGCAGGACCGCCTGGCTGCTGCTGAAGGACACGGTCAACTCGTGCATGGAGTACCGCATCCTCGGCCTGGCCGCCGAGGCCGCCTTCTTCACCCTGCTCTCGGTGCCGCCCCTGCTGCTGAGCCTCCTCGGACTGCTCGGCTACGTCGACTCCTGGATCGGCGCCGACACCACCGAGAGCCTGCGCGACAACATCCTGGACGCCTCCCGCGCCGTGCTCTCCGAGAAGGGCGTCCGGCAGATCACCGAGCCGATCCTGGACGACGTGATGAAGGGCGGCCGGCCCGACGTCATCTCCATCGGCTTCCTCTTCGCCCTGTGGTCCGGGTCCCGCGCGGTGAACGTCTTCATCGACACCATCACCGTGATGTACGGCCTCGACGGCGTCCGGGGCATCGTCAGGACCCGCCTGATGGCCTTCCTCCTCTTCATCGTGGCGCTGCTGATCGGGTCGATCGCGCTGCCGCTGATGGTGGCGGGACCGGACGCCGTGGTGCGGGTCGTGCCCTGGTCGACGACGGTCGTACAGGTGCTCTACTGGCCGGTCGTCATCATCCTCTCCGTGGCCTTCCTGACCACGCTGTACCACGTGTCGGTGCCCGTGCGCTCGCCCTGGATCGAGGACGTCCCCGGCGCGCTGGTAGCCCTCGCCATGTGGGTGCTGGGCAGTTTCCTGCTGCGCATCTACCTCACCAGCACCGTCGAGGGCCCCACCATCTACGGCTCCCTCGCCGCGCCCGTCGCCGTGCTGCTGTGGATCGGGGTGTCCGCGTTCGCGGTGCTCGTCGGCGCCGCGGTGAACGCGGCCATCGACCGGGTGTGGCCGGCCGCCGCGACCGCCGCCGCCCGTGAGGCCAACGAGCGTCTGCGCCAGGCCCAGGTCGCCGACTACGTGGCCCGTACGACCGCGAACGGCGAGGGCGACCCCGACATGCCCTCCGAGTTCCCCGAGCGCTGGTCGCGCTTCCTGCCCCCCGAGGATGTCACGGCCCGTCTGCGCACCCACCCGAAGAGCGCGCCTCCCGCGAACCACAACCACAACCACAACCACAACAACGGCGAAGACGCCTCCTGA